A stretch of the Candidatus Eisenbacteria bacterium genome encodes the following:
- the ftsA gene encoding cell division protein FtsA, protein MPPQTRTYVGLDIGTTKISCIIAEAKGPGEVSIMGVGNATSEGLRRGVVVDLEKTVASIQRAGEEAERMAGVPVKGVSAGIAGDHIRSINSRGVIAVSRKDNEIGQADVDRVIEAAKAIAIPTDREIIHVIPQTFIVDDQDGIQDPVGMSGVRLEAEVHIITGAVTSAKNICRAIQRAGYKVFDLVLEPLASSHAVLGGDERDLGVVLLDIGGGTTDVAVFFEGSIRHTAIVPVGGANVTNDLAIGLRTPIDKAESIKIAHGCALASAVSSSDMITVSGVGGRADREISRHVLASMIEPRMEEIFTMANREVKKNHFAELLGGGVVLTGGTSLMPGVSELAEQIFEMPVRLGRPEGFGGLGANVSDPRFSTGVGLVLHAIHQESGDSPIRDRPTNSDRRNLLDPRRWFGELFY, encoded by the coding sequence GCAACGCCACCAGTGAGGGACTGCGCCGCGGCGTGGTGGTCGACCTCGAAAAAACCGTCGCCAGCATCCAGCGCGCCGGCGAAGAGGCCGAGCGCATGGCGGGCGTACCCGTGAAGGGCGTGAGCGCCGGCATCGCGGGCGATCACATCCGCAGCATCAACAGCCGCGGCGTGATCGCGGTCTCGCGCAAGGACAACGAGATCGGTCAGGCCGACGTGGATCGCGTGATCGAGGCCGCCAAGGCGATCGCGATTCCGACCGATCGCGAGATCATCCATGTGATTCCTCAGACCTTCATCGTGGACGACCAGGACGGCATCCAGGATCCGGTCGGCATGAGCGGCGTACGACTCGAGGCCGAGGTTCACATCATCACCGGCGCAGTGACCTCGGCGAAGAACATCTGCCGCGCCATTCAGCGCGCCGGCTACAAGGTGTTCGACCTGGTGCTCGAGCCGCTGGCGTCGAGCCACGCGGTGCTCGGCGGTGACGAGCGCGACCTGGGAGTCGTGCTGCTCGACATCGGCGGCGGCACCACCGACGTCGCCGTGTTCTTCGAGGGCTCGATCCGCCACACCGCGATCGTGCCGGTCGGCGGCGCCAACGTGACGAACGACCTCGCGATCGGCCTGCGCACTCCGATCGACAAGGCCGAGTCGATCAAGATCGCGCACGGCTGCGCGCTCGCTTCGGCGGTTTCGTCGAGCGACATGATCACGGTCTCGGGAGTCGGCGGGCGCGCCGACCGCGAGATCTCGCGCCACGTGCTGGCGTCGATGATCGAGCCTCGCATGGAGGAGATCTTCACCATGGCGAACCGCGAGGTGAAGAAGAACCACTTCGCCGAACTGCTCGGGGGTGGCGTGGTGCTGACCGGCGGTACCTCGCTGATGCCGGGTGTCTCGGAGCTCGCCGAGCAGATTTTCGAAATGCCGGTGCGTCTCGGCCGTCCGGAAGGATTCGGCGGCCTCGGCGCGAACGTCTCCGATCCTCGCTTCTCGACCGGGGTCGGGCTGGTGCTGCACGCCATCCACCAGGAGAGCGGGGATTCCCCGATCCGCGACCGCCCGACGAATTCGGATCGTCGGAACCTACTCGATCCTCGCCGGTGGTTCGGCGAGCTGTTCTACTAA